In Streptomyces sp. NBC_01231, the sequence CTGCACCTGTGTCCTGCTGCTGCTGACGCTGGCGCAGCCCGTGCTGGCCGGGATGTTCATCACCGGCGACACCGATCTGCTGGACGTGCACGCGCTCAACGCCACCCTCGTCTCCGTCATGAGCTGGCTCACGGTCGCCGCCGCCGTCACGCTGTGGCGCCCCGGCGGCGGTCCCGCGTGGCCGATCGGGCTGACGTTGCTGATCGCCGGGCTGGTCGAGGCACAGAGCGGGTTCGGCTACGCCCGGCAGCTGTCCCTGCACATCCCGCTGGGCGTCTCGCTGGTCGCCGGGCTCACCGCGCAGACGTACTGGGTGTTCGCCCACCGGCCGGGCAGCCCTACAGGGAACCGGAGTTGAGGGCCATGCGGCCGAGCCGACGAACCCTGCTGAAGGCGGCCACCGCCACCGGGCTGGCCGCGGCGGGCCTCGGCACCGCCGGGTGCGGGGCGCTGACCCGGGAGGTGTCGGGGGAGCAACTGCGCAGCCGGGCGCGGCTGCCCGCCCCCTTCCGGGTGCCGCTGCCGGTGCCGGTGACGGCGACCCCCACCCGGGGGCCGGACGGCGGCGACCACTACGAACTGGTGCAGCGCGCTGCCCGCGCGGAGATCCTGCCGGGCCTGCGGACCGAGGTGTGGGGCTACGACGGCCGGTTCCCCGGGACCACCCTGGTGGGCCGGTCGGGGCGGACGACGACGGTACGGGTGCGCAACGAGCTTCCCGTGCCGACCTCCACCCATCTGCACGGCGGAGTGCAGGCTCCGGACTCGGACGGCTCCCCGCTGGACCTGGTCCTCCCGCCGGGGTACGCCTCCGGCGCGGGCGCTTCGGCACACAGCGGGCACGGGGCGCACGGTTCTCACGGGGCGCAGGCCGGACACATGCGGACCCGGCCGGGCGACTGGACGTACTCGTCGGGAGCCAAGACGTACACGTATCCGCTGGAGCAGCCGGCCGCGACGCTCTGGTACCACGACCACCGGATGGACTTCAGCGCGCCGCAGGTGTGGCGCGGGCTGTCCGGGCTGCTCCTCGTGCACGACGACGTGGAGGACGCGCTGCCGCTCCCCCGGGGCGCGAAGGACGTCCCGCTGATGATCTGCGACCGGGCCTTCGAGGAGGACGGCGCGTTGCGCTACCCCTCCCTGGACCCCTCGCTCACCGGTGAACCGGGGGTCGAGGACGCGTACATGGAGGGGGTGACGGGGGATGTGGTGCTCGTCAACGGGGCGCCCTGGCCCGAGTTGGAGGTCTCCGCCACCCGGTACCGGTTCCGGATCCTCAACACCTCCAACGCCCGCCGCTACCGGCTGGCCCTGGAGCCCGGTCCGCGCGAGGGCGCCGCGTTCGTGCAAGTGGGCAGCGACGCGGGGCTGTTGCATCGTCCGGTCACGCACGACTCGCTGCCGGTGGCGCCCGGGGAGCGCTTCGATGTGGTCGTCGATTTCGCCGCGTACCCGGTCGGCTCGACCGTCACCCTGGTCAACACCCTGGGGACGGGAGGCACGCGTTCGGTGATGCGGTTCCGTATCGCCCGCCGGGAGCGGGAGACCAGCCGGGTTCCGGAGCGGCTCGCCGGCGTGGCGGCGGCCCGGGCCGAACGGGCGGTGGCGGAGCGGCGGTTCGACTTCCGGCTCACGTCCGGGAGCGGCGGGGAGCTGTGGACGATCAACGGCCGGCCCTTCGACAGCGCGCGGGTGCTCGCGCGGCCCAAGCTCGGCACGGTCGAGCGGTGGCGGTTCAGCAGCGACTTCCACCATCCGGTCCATCTGCACCTGGCGCACTTCCTGGTGGTCGCCCGGGGCGGCGGATCCCCGCTGGCGAGTGACGCGGGCTGGAAGGACACGGTGGACGTGCGGCCGTACGAAGTGGTGGACGTGCTGGTGCGGTTCCGCGGGCACCGGGGGCGGTACATGGTGCACTGCCACAATCTGGAGCACGAGGACATGGCGATGATGGCGAACTTCGAGGTCGTCTGACCCGAGCGGGTGTACGGCTGCTTCGCGATGCCGGTGCTCGCCGACCGTGCCGGTCGAGCCGCCGTGGCCGACCGCGCGCACCGGGCCGACCGGTGGCGGGGGCGACGGCTCGTGGCGAAGTCCGGGTGGGGCCGGACCTCCCACGGCCGTCGGCTCACGCGGCGAACATGTCCAGCACCCTGCGGCCCGGTCCGCGCTGCGGGCGGTCGAGCAGCAGGTCCCCGCCGAGGATGGCCCGCTGGAGCCGCTGGAGCCGGGGCGAGGGATCCAGGCCCAGGTCCTCCACCAGGCGGTGGCGCAGCTTGGTGAAGGTCGCCAGCGCCTCGGAGGGACGGCCGGAGCGGTAGAGGGCGATCATGTGCTGGGCGTGCAGGCCTTCATGCAGGGGCTGACGGGCGGTCAGCACCACTAATTCGGTGAGGAGTTCGGCGTGCCGGCCGAGATACAGCTCGGCGTCGATACGGCGCTCCAGCACACCGAGCCGGCTCTCCTCCAGGCGCACCCGCTCGATCTCCAGCAGGGCGCCGCAGCGGATGTCCGCGAGGGCCGGGCCGCGCCACAGGTCGAGCGCCTCGGTGTACACCTTGACCGCGGCCTCGTCCTCGCCGGTGTCGAAGAGGCGCTGGCCCTCGGCCGCGAGGCGGTCGTACTCCAGTACGTCCACGCAGCCGGTGGGCACGATGAGGCAGTAGCCGCCGTGCCGGTAGACGAGGATCTCCTTGGCGTTGCAGCGCCCGGCGACCGAGGCGTCGATCAGCCGGCGCAGCCGCAGGATGTAGGTCTGGAGGGTGGTGGGTCCGGTCCGCGGAGGGTTGTAGCCCCAGAGCTCCTCCATGATCATCGACACCGGAACCACTCGGTTGGAGTGCAGCGCCAACAGGGCCAGGATCTGGCGCATCTTGGCCGCTGACGGCAGGACCGGGGCGCCGTCCTTGTCCGCGTTGAGCGGCCCCAGCAGGGTGATATCCATCTGGTCCCCAGGTGGCTAGGAAGGGACGTACGAGCGCTCGGTGCCCCCGTACTTTGCGTAGTACATCGACAGTCCCATGGGCGGGACCTCGGCCGACAGTGCAGGCGTCCCCGGTCCGCGGTGACCCCGTCAGGGCGCCGACTATGAAGGATTCACGGCTTGTTGGGGAGACGGGACGGGCGAGTCGGCCCGGATGCGGTGACCGTTCGAATACCATGCGTGCGGGTACGTGCGCGGCATCACGGCCGTCGGACGGGGGAGGTCTGGCTTGATCCGCATCGTTATCGCCGAGGACATGCACATGGTGCGCGGTGCCCTGGTGGCACTGCTGGAGATGGAACCCGATCTCAAGGTGGTCGCCCAGTTCGATTCCGGGGACCGATTGGTGCCGACCGCGCTGGAGTTGCTGCCGGACGTCGCGATCGTGGACATCGACCTGCCGGGGCTGGACGGGCTCAGTGCGGCCGACCTGTTACGCACGGCGGTGCCGACGTGCCGGGTGCTGATCCTGACGAGCCTCGGGCGTCCCGGTACCTTCCGGCGGGCCATGGCGGCGAAGGTGTCCGGGTTCCTGCTGAAGGACGCGCCGCCGGACCAACTGGCCGACGCGGTACGGCGGGTGGCGGCGGGGGGCCGGGTGATCGACCCCCAACTGGCGCTGGCCGCCTGGGAGGTCGAGGAGAACCCGCTGACGCGGCGCGAGGTCGAGGTGATGAAACTGGCCGCCGACGGAGCGGAGGCGATGGAGATCGCCACCCGTCTCTTCCTCTCCATCGGCACCGTCCGCAACTACCTCACCAGCGCGGTCACCAAGCTCAACGCCCGCAACAGAGTGGACGCGATCAGAATCGCCGAGGACAACGGGTGGCTGACCTGAGGGGGACGGGCGCGGCCGACGGCTGATCCGCCGCCGGCCCGGGCAGCGGGCAGCGGGCAGCGGGCAGCGGGCAGCGGGCAGCTGGAGCCGACCGTCACACGATCGGGCCGACCCGGCCTCGTGCACACGGACTCGGACGGGTCCTGCGGCTGGGTGACGCGCGTCGACCTGTTCGGATTCAGGGGTGGGGGTGGTTCGGCCGGGGGGACGTCGTCGGGGTGCGGGGGACCTCGGCGGTCAGGCGGAACCAGCCGGCGGCGTCCGCTCCCGCCGTGAGCCTGCCGCCTATCTCCTCGACGCGGGTGCGGAGGTTGCCGAGGCCGCTGCCACCGTCCTGGGAGCCGGTACGGCGGGTTTCGTCGGCACCGTCGTTCGCCACGACCAGGCGGACCAGGGGGCCGTCCGGGCCGCTGGCCGGGCGGGCCTCGATGACGCAGTGCTGCGCCTTGCTGTGCCGCAGGACGTTGGTGACGCCCTCGCGGATCACCGTGGCCAGCACCGTCCCGGCCCGGTCGGACACCGGGCCGCAGTCCAGGTCGATGCGGGCCTCGATCTCGGCCGCGGTCAGCACGTCCTCCGCTGAGGCGGCCTCGGCGTCCAGGGACATCTCGCGGTAGCCGCGGGCCACCGACCGCACGTCGGCGAGGGCCTGGCGGGAGATCTGCAGGATGCCGACCAGTTCCTCGCGGGCGCGCTCGGGCCGCGTGGCCACCAGACGGAACGTCAGCTCGCTCTTGAGAGTGATCGCGGACAGCCCGAATCCCAGCAGGTCGTGCAGGTCCCGGGCGAAGCGGAGGCGCTCGCGGGCCACCGCCATCTCCGCCAACTCCTCGCGCGCCCGGTGCACTTCGGCCACCAGGTTGGACAGCCGGGTGAGCCCGTAGACGATGAGTCCGGTGAGCACGGTGGAGACGACGAGGTAGGAGGAGTCCACCCACCCGGTGCCGTCGACCACCGCGGCCAGGCCCGTCACCGCGACGATCACCCCGAACGCCACCCAGCAGGCGGGTGCCGCGATGATCAGCAGGGACGATCCTGCAAGAAACCCGCCCATACCGCCCCAGGTGACACCGAAGAACAGCATGGGGACGTACGTCAGGACGGCCTGGCCGAGCAGTGTCCAGAGTCCGTACCGCTCCCTGAACCGCTCGGTGCCCGGGTAGCTGTGCACGGTCTGGATGGCGAACAGCGCGACGCTGGAGAAGATGCAGCCCGCCAGCAGCCAGGGCCCCGGATCACTGCCGATCACATTGAGGACGGCGATCAGCACGAACCCGCACAGCACCATCAGGACGATGGCGAAGGCCAGTTGCGGAGGCAGGGTATCGCGCTGCTGTCTATCGGAACGCAGAAATCCCCGCGGCATCCACACACTCCCCCGTTGATGCTCACATCCGTGCGGTCATACTAGACGGCTGGGGACCGCGGTGGTGGCCCTGGCCCGGACCTTCTCCCGCTGTTCAACCGCGGCCGCCGCAGCGGAACGTTCCGGCCAGTCGGGGCCGTTGGCGGGGATCCGCTCGTCGAGGTGGTGCGCGTGACACCGCCGCTGCTCGTCGGAGAGCGGCCCGAGGACGAAGGACCCCACCGGCGACTCGGCCCGCCAGTCCAGTCCGAGCGCCCCGGCGCACACGGTGACGTCCTCGCTGCACACCGCGCAGCAGGCCAGCCCCATCGCGGAACCGACCAGGTAGAACGTCTGGATGAGCGCCCCCACGTGCTTGAGCACCAGCGCGTACGCCAGTCCGCTGTACTTCCACGACAGGCGCTGGAAACGCGAGGTCAGGGTGATCAGCACGGGCGGCGGTGTGGTCAGTGCCGCGGCCGCCATCGCTCCCGCGGACAGTTCGCCGGCCGCCACCGGGTCCTCGTTGACCAGCACCAGACAGTGGTCCTGCGGGTCGTAGTAGTGGATGCCCGAGGGCAGTCCGGGGCAGTCCCGGACGGTGAGGTAGAGCTCCAGGTCGTAGGCGGCGCCGCCGGTCGGGTACGGGCGGTCGCTGGCCGGGTAGGCGGTCTCGCCGTCGCCGACCATGCCGGTCGAGCGGACCCGTGCGGCCCGGTACAGGAACTCGCCGAGGGTGCGCAGACTCAGGGCGGACGTCCCGTACTCGCGCACCGAACGCCGTCCCTCCAGCGCGGTCGTGAACGGAGGGTCCCGGTCCAGGAGTTCGTCGAGGTCGGGCCTCGGCAGCCGGACCACAGGGCCGCTCGGCGGGTTCTTGACGGCGGGCTGCGGCTTGATCTGCGCGGCGTGCGCGAAGGTCGCGCCGTAGTCGCCGTCGTCGCGGCCCATCACCGAGCGGGTGTGGAAGAGCATGTCGTCGGCGGACCAGGTGCGCAGCACGGGGTCCTGGTCCTCCTCGAAGTCCCCGTCGGCGTTCGGCGCGACCAGCACCATCCCGGTGCCGATGAGGTAGCCGAGGATCTCCCGCACCACCGCACGGGCCAGCGGGATGTCGTCACCGGCCTTGTCCGCGGAGACGGGCCGGCCGAGCGCCGCGACCACCCACTGGGCCTCGGGCCGGTGCAGCAGCACCCGGTGCAGCGACAGCGGGGACTCCAGCTGGAACAGGTCCCCTTCGCGGCGCAGCACCGCGAACCGGGACAGCTTCAACAGGGCGCCCTCGGGCGGGGGTTCGGGGCTGAAGCGGGCGGCATGGGTGAGCGGGACGGCGGACAACAGCACCTGACCGTTGTCGGCGAAGGCGAGGGAGCGGACGACCAGGTCCTGGAGCCGCAGCAGTGCGCGCTGCCAGGACCGGTGGCCGCCGCCGGGGGCGACGTTGTCCAGGCTGACCGGCCCCAGGCTCATCCGGCGCAGGGTCTCCACCAGGCCGGGTTCCGGGTCGCGGACCCGCAGGTCCGACCAGCGGCCGTGGAGTTCCACCGCGGTGCCGTCCTCGGCCGTTTCGACACGGACGTCCTCACGCAGGGACCACAGCGTCGTGATCGTCTCCGGGTGGTCGTGGTCGTCGATGCGGGGTGAGTGCAGCACGGTCGGCTCCTGGGGGGAAGAGGGGCGGATCAGACGAACAGCGGCACGGGGTTCAGGTCGGCGCGGGCGACGGGCTCCGGCAGTCGCCCGAGGGCGACGGGGACGTCGTAGAGCCTGCCGGGGGCGAACCGGGTCCAGAACGAGCGCAGTCCGGGGACCAGCACCTTGACGACGGGCAGGCCGACGTCGGGGCGGGTCTGGTCGAGGACGAGCAGGTCGAGTCCGCGTGCGCGCACCGCCGCGGTGACGGCGGTGAGGTCGTCACGCAGGTCGGTGCCCGTGGGGAGGGAGAAGTCAGCCAGGGTTCTCGCGGCCGTGGAGGCCGGCCGGAGGTAGGGCTGGTTGCGCGTCGTCGCGCCCCGCCACCAGTGCAGCAGTTCCGGGTCGTTCAGGGCGTAGCCGCCGCCGTCCGGGCGGGCGTCGACCGCGGCCGGGAGCAGTTGGTTGAGCTCGGTCAGGGCCCGGCGCAGCGCGATCCTCGCGTCGAGGTGCGCGCCGAAGCCGAAGACGATGTCCTCGGCCGCCTTGTCGGTACGGCGGGACAGCGCGGCGAACACGGGGATGCCGAAGTCCGAGGTGAGGTCGAGCGCCCACACCTCGCGGCGCAGCCCGCGGTGGACGTCGATCAGCTCCTCGGTCCACAGGTCGGCTCCCGCACGCAGGTCGAGGGCGGGCCGGGGGGTGCGGTTGTACCACCACAGGGCGACGGCGTCGCGCTCGACGAGTTCCAGGAAGCCCTGAAGGACGGCGTCCTCCAGGCTGCTGCCGGCCGCGTTGCCGTTGGAGTCGGCGTGCATGAACCGGCGGCCCGCGACGGGGTCGTGGCGTTCGGCGGCGGTGGCGAAGTAGAGCAGTGCGGTGGGCAGCATCCGGTGGCGCTGCCCGGTGAGCGACCAGACGGGGGTCCAGTCGACCTCCGCGTCCTCGTCGAAGCGTTCGGGGACGTGGTGGAACCCGGAGTGGGTGGCGTTCCACGCGTCGCGGCCGGCGTACTGCTCGTCGGCGTACAGCTGGCAGGTGTCGGGGTGTACGGCGAGACCGTCGAGGTCCCGGTAGCGGGCCCGGACGCGGTACTCGTCGCCGTGCAGACAGCCGGAGTAGCGCTCGACGGCTTCGCACAGCGCGCTGACCTCGGCGTCCAGCGCGGTGACGCCCTTGCCGCCGTTGACCTGGCGCAGGCCGCCCAGCAGCGCGGTCAGGCCGGTGGCGCCGGAGACCGGGTTGGGGCCGGAGTTGAAGCTGTTGAGGAACGCCGGGCCGCCCTCGATCCGGGTGATGTCGGCGACGACACCGGTGACCGGGCTGACGAGGTGGCCGTACGTGTCGAGCATCTGCTGCGCGGAGCGGGAGCGGTGGCCCCCGCCGCCGCCCGGTGCCTTGGGCCGGGACCGGGGGACGACGGGGGCCATGGCTCTCTGGGCGCCGAGCCCCGGGTCGCCGCAGTCGGCGCACTGCGGCCGGCGCCGCACGACGTGGTGGCGGGAGCCCAGGGTCAGGGTGTCGAAGGTGAGCACCCGGTCCTGGCCGGGGTGGTGGCCCGCCAGCCACTTGGCGGCCTCGATCGCGGCGAGGTGCAGTCCGGCGCCCAGGGTGCAGGGGATGCCCGCGGCGGGGCCGGG encodes:
- a CDS encoding multicopper oxidase family protein, which produces MRPSRRTLLKAATATGLAAAGLGTAGCGALTREVSGEQLRSRARLPAPFRVPLPVPVTATPTRGPDGGDHYELVQRAARAEILPGLRTEVWGYDGRFPGTTLVGRSGRTTTVRVRNELPVPTSTHLHGGVQAPDSDGSPLDLVLPPGYASGAGASAHSGHGAHGSHGAQAGHMRTRPGDWTYSSGAKTYTYPLEQPAATLWYHDHRMDFSAPQVWRGLSGLLLVHDDVEDALPLPRGAKDVPLMICDRAFEEDGALRYPSLDPSLTGEPGVEDAYMEGVTGDVVLVNGAPWPELEVSATRYRFRILNTSNARRYRLALEPGPREGAAFVQVGSDAGLLHRPVTHDSLPVAPGERFDVVVDFAAYPVGSTVTLVNTLGTGGTRSVMRFRIARRERETSRVPERLAGVAAARAERAVAERRFDFRLTSGSGGELWTINGRPFDSARVLARPKLGTVERWRFSSDFHHPVHLHLAHFLVVARGGGSPLASDAGWKDTVDVRPYEVVDVLVRFRGHRGRYMVHCHNLEHEDMAMMANFEVV
- a CDS encoding AfsR/SARP family transcriptional regulator translates to MDITLLGPLNADKDGAPVLPSAAKMRQILALLALHSNRVVPVSMIMEELWGYNPPRTGPTTLQTYILRLRRLIDASVAGRCNAKEILVYRHGGYCLIVPTGCVDVLEYDRLAAEGQRLFDTGEDEAAVKVYTEALDLWRGPALADIRCGALLEIERVRLEESRLGVLERRIDAELYLGRHAELLTELVVLTARQPLHEGLHAQHMIALYRSGRPSEALATFTKLRHRLVEDLGLDPSPRLQRLQRAILGGDLLLDRPQRGPGRRVLDMFAA
- a CDS encoding response regulator transcription factor, which produces MIRIVIAEDMHMVRGALVALLEMEPDLKVVAQFDSGDRLVPTALELLPDVAIVDIDLPGLDGLSAADLLRTAVPTCRVLILTSLGRPGTFRRAMAAKVSGFLLKDAPPDQLADAVRRVAAGGRVIDPQLALAAWEVEENPLTRREVEVMKLAADGAEAMEIATRLFLSIGTVRNYLTSAVTKLNARNRVDAIRIAEDNGWLT
- a CDS encoding histidine kinase; this encodes MPRGFLRSDRQQRDTLPPQLAFAIVLMVLCGFVLIAVLNVIGSDPGPWLLAGCIFSSVALFAIQTVHSYPGTERFRERYGLWTLLGQAVLTYVPMLFFGVTWGGMGGFLAGSSLLIIAAPACWVAFGVIVAVTGLAAVVDGTGWVDSSYLVVSTVLTGLIVYGLTRLSNLVAEVHRAREELAEMAVARERLRFARDLHDLLGFGLSAITLKSELTFRLVATRPERAREELVGILQISRQALADVRSVARGYREMSLDAEAASAEDVLTAAEIEARIDLDCGPVSDRAGTVLATVIREGVTNVLRHSKAQHCVIEARPASGPDGPLVRLVVANDGADETRRTGSQDGGSGLGNLRTRVEEIGGRLTAGADAAGWFRLTAEVPRTPTTSPRPNHPHP
- a CDS encoding SagB family peptide dehydrogenase; protein product: MLHSPRIDDHDHPETITTLWSLREDVRVETAEDGTAVELHGRWSDLRVRDPEPGLVETLRRMSLGPVSLDNVAPGGGHRSWQRALLRLQDLVVRSLAFADNGQVLLSAVPLTHAARFSPEPPPEGALLKLSRFAVLRREGDLFQLESPLSLHRVLLHRPEAQWVVAALGRPVSADKAGDDIPLARAVVREILGYLIGTGMVLVAPNADGDFEEDQDPVLRTWSADDMLFHTRSVMGRDDGDYGATFAHAAQIKPQPAVKNPPSGPVVRLPRPDLDELLDRDPPFTTALEGRRSVREYGTSALSLRTLGEFLYRAARVRSTGMVGDGETAYPASDRPYPTGGAAYDLELYLTVRDCPGLPSGIHYYDPQDHCLVLVNEDPVAAGELSAGAMAAAALTTPPPVLITLTSRFQRLSWKYSGLAYALVLKHVGALIQTFYLVGSAMGLACCAVCSEDVTVCAGALGLDWRAESPVGSFVLGPLSDEQRRCHAHHLDERIPANGPDWPERSAAAAAVEQREKVRARATTAVPSRLV
- a CDS encoding TOMM precursor leader peptide-binding protein gives rise to the protein MNRTLIGFRRHLRAEVVPDDATYLISEHGITALRAPHLEAVVPLLDGSRDLPALLRDSPEPLPAERLTALLAQLADAGFIEYREHHCSEPANHSAEAYWELAGLEGHRTRLRTASTVVELRTVGDFDAAYAARALRASGLAVTTDPAPGAALTVVICDDYLAPELAALDAEHRANGRPWLLVKPSGATIWVGPVFRPGTGACWSCLAHPVRLHRGVESQVGAALGRTGPVPGPAAGIPCTLGAGLHLAAIEAAKWLAGHHPGQDRVLTFDTLTLGSRHHVVRRRPQCADCGDPGLGAQRAMAPVVPRSRPKAPGGGGGHRSRSAQQMLDTYGHLVSPVTGVVADITRIEGGPAFLNSFNSGPNPVSGATGLTALLGGLRQVNGGKGVTALDAEVSALCEAVERYSGCLHGDEYRVRARYRDLDGLAVHPDTCQLYADEQYAGRDAWNATHSGFHHVPERFDEDAEVDWTPVWSLTGQRHRMLPTALLYFATAAERHDPVAGRRFMHADSNGNAAGSSLEDAVLQGFLELVERDAVALWWYNRTPRPALDLRAGADLWTEELIDVHRGLRREVWALDLTSDFGIPVFAALSRRTDKAAEDIVFGFGAHLDARIALRRALTELNQLLPAAVDARPDGGGYALNDPELLHWWRGATTRNQPYLRPASTAARTLADFSLPTGTDLRDDLTAVTAAVRARGLDLLVLDQTRPDVGLPVVKVLVPGLRSFWTRFAPGRLYDVPVALGRLPEPVARADLNPVPLFV